From the Flavobacteriales bacterium genome, the window TGTCGCCTGGGTTGATACAAGCCAGAAATACAGCAAAGTTTGCTGATGCACCAGAGTGTGGTTGAACGTTAGCCCATTCTACACCAAATAATTCTTTTAATCTATCGATAGCTAATTGCTCAGATAAATCTACAAATTGGCATCCGCCGTAATATCTTTTTCCAGGAAGTCCTTCTGCATATTTATTAGTTAATACAGAGCCCATGGCCTCCATTACTTGATCGCTTACAAAATTTTCTGAGGCAATTAATTCAATACCTTCGAGTTGTCTTTGGCGTTCTTTCGCAATTATATCAAATATTTGATCGTCTCTTTTCATTATTTATTTTATATTATTTGTTGTAAAAAAGCCCGCAAATGTAAAATTATTATTTAATGTATTTTGCCTTTTTAAGGTATTATTTTTTTGTTAGTTGTATTGCAGGAATTAGAAGGAGGAGAATTATAGGGCTTTGAGTTAAACCAATAAGTATTCTTGCGAAATAGTAGCCTTTATTATAATTACCTAGAATGTATC encodes:
- the glyA gene encoding serine hydroxymethyltransferase (catalyzes the reaction of glycine with 5,10-methylenetetrahydrofolate to form L-serine and tetrahydrofolate), with the protein product MKRDDQIFDIIAKERQRQLEGIELIASENFVSDQVMEAMGSVLTNKYAEGLPGKRYYGGCQFVDLSEQLAIDRLKELFGVEWANVQPHSGASANFAVFLACINPGDTILGFDLSHGGHLTHGSPVNFSGKHYNTTFYGVDEETGTVNYDKMEETAIREQPKLI